A stretch of the Duncaniella dubosii genome encodes the following:
- a CDS encoding GLPGLI family protein, with protein sequence MKKILASTIMCFAAMAAMAQTADIEVSYTTRSLYRNEMERINKYHLLANSTLSKFYSPRSEEIDSLISTPEGLAAFKKTQEAALKAMIGQGMIDMKNLPRKKENVYVIKSVRDSMITVYDMLDNEPVYYTEPFAELTWETGDSTKNILGYECIQAQTDYHGRHWTVWFTPEIPVHDGPWKFRGLPGLILEATTGDGIGFFADGIQQSSKDIGSVYDAEKYERYNRKDILRARRAVIDNPKGTLTAKGLLDGVEIDPDLLKPKSDGGDFIETDYR encoded by the coding sequence ATGAAAAAGATACTTGCATCAACCATCATGTGCTTTGCGGCGATGGCTGCAATGGCGCAGACCGCTGACATCGAGGTCAGCTATACGACGCGTTCATTGTACCGGAACGAGATGGAACGAATCAACAAATATCATCTCTTGGCAAATTCGACCTTATCAAAATTCTATAGTCCACGTTCGGAAGAAATAGACTCATTGATATCAACTCCGGAAGGGCTTGCCGCCTTCAAGAAGACGCAGGAAGCAGCTTTGAAAGCCATGATTGGACAAGGAATGATTGACATGAAGAATCTTCCTCGAAAGAAAGAGAACGTTTATGTAATCAAATCCGTCAGAGATTCGATGATAACCGTATATGACATGCTCGACAATGAACCGGTTTATTACACTGAGCCTTTCGCTGAATTGACATGGGAAACCGGCGACAGCACTAAAAACATACTTGGATATGAATGTATCCAAGCGCAGACCGACTATCACGGCCGCCATTGGACGGTCTGGTTTACGCCGGAAATACCTGTTCATGATGGACCTTGGAAGTTCAGAGGTTTGCCCGGACTTATCCTTGAAGCCACCACGGGAGACGGAATAGGATTTTTTGCAGACGGAATCCAGCAGTCTTCCAAAGATATTGGAAGTGTCTATGACGCAGAAAAATATGAACGATATAACCGAAAGGATATTCTACGTGCACGTCGTGCCGTAATCGATAATCCAAAAGGAACGCTGACCGCAAAAGGGTTGCTTGATGGAGTCGAAATAGATCCTGATCTGCTGAAACCGAAATCAGATGGTGGTGACTTTATCGAAACTGACTATAGGTGA
- a CDS encoding formylglycine-generating enzyme family protein has product MKKLYLIILSFVFSLVTFAITKDTPEIEMIDVKGGTFSMGFNPDETEHAYETPRHEVTLHDYKIGKYEVTQELWETVMGDNPSVFKGKSRPVENVSWNDVSLFIKKLNKVTGRHYRLPTEAEWEFAARGGNESNDFVFIGGDEIDKIAWHFGNSEKQTHQVGLLAPNELGIYDMAGNVSEWTQDWFGHYKAKSQTNPKGPKSSDIGKIFRGGHYSILSEYNRPAWRAVSNPNFRSSTIGFRLAE; this is encoded by the coding sequence ATGAAAAAGTTATATCTGATAATTCTTAGCTTCGTATTTTCACTTGTCACCTTTGCCATTACCAAGGATACACCTGAAATAGAGATGATCGATGTGAAAGGAGGCACTTTTTCAATGGGATTTAATCCCGATGAAACCGAGCATGCCTATGAAACACCACGCCACGAGGTCACATTACATGACTACAAGATAGGGAAATACGAAGTGACACAAGAACTATGGGAAACCGTCATGGGTGACAATCCCAGCGTCTTTAAAGGAAAGAGCCGCCCTGTAGAGAATGTTTCATGGAATGATGTGAGTCTATTCATAAAGAAACTCAACAAGGTTACAGGCAGACATTACCGTCTGCCGACAGAAGCAGAATGGGAATTTGCAGCAAGAGGGGGCAATGAATCTAATGATTTTGTTTTTATCGGAGGCGATGAAATCGATAAAATCGCATGGCACTTCGGCAATTCTGAAAAACAGACTCATCAGGTCGGATTGTTAGCGCCAAATGAACTGGGCATCTATGATATGGCCGGAAATGTCAGCGAATGGACTCAGGACTGGTTCGGACATTATAAAGCCAAAAGTCAGACAAATCCAAAAGGGCCGAAATCATCTGATATTGGAAAAATATTCAGAGGCGGCCACTATTCAATTCTTTCAGAATATAATCGTCCGGCATGGCGTGCTGTAAGCAATCCGAATTTCAGATCTTCAACCATCGG